In the genome of Burkholderia diffusa, one region contains:
- a CDS encoding aspartate carbamoyltransferase, which translates to MTVPQQAFLRDAMRRLNMTREAFANRIGVSRRALDTWLLPDDSQESRGMPEIVERFVSEIVERPAPEGMDYTQSVEKQGLAKQFLFEGKPQLISVDQFSRDSVEALFRVADVMQPIARRHKISRVLEGAVLGNLFFEASTRTRVSFGAAFCRLGGSVCDTTGFTFSSMAKGESIYDTSRVMAGYVDALVIRHPEKGSVAEFARATNLPVINGGDGPGEHPSQALLDLYTIQREFSRLGKIVDGAHIALVGDLKYGRTVHSLVKLLALYRGLKFTLVSPPTLEMPAYIIDQIATNGHVIEQTNDLAAGLRGADVVYATRIQKERFTDESFEGYTPDFQINQALVDSVCKPDTLIMHPLPRDSRPGANDLSVDLNRDPRLAIFRQTDNGIPVRMAIFAVLLGVENLVQHSMRDATWRPPAYLGPEDAVFHGID; encoded by the coding sequence ATGACCGTTCCCCAGCAAGCCTTCCTGCGCGACGCGATGCGCCGCCTCAACATGACCCGCGAAGCGTTCGCGAACCGTATCGGTGTAAGCCGTCGTGCACTGGATACGTGGCTGTTGCCCGACGATTCGCAGGAATCTCGCGGCATGCCCGAGATCGTCGAGCGCTTCGTGTCCGAAATCGTCGAACGCCCGGCACCGGAAGGCATGGACTATACGCAAAGCGTAGAAAAGCAGGGGCTCGCTAAGCAATTTCTGTTCGAAGGCAAGCCGCAGCTGATTTCCGTGGATCAGTTCTCACGGGATTCGGTCGAGGCGCTGTTCCGCGTCGCCGACGTGATGCAGCCGATCGCGCGCCGCCACAAGATCTCACGCGTACTCGAGGGCGCCGTGCTCGGCAACCTGTTCTTCGAGGCCAGCACGCGCACGCGCGTGTCGTTCGGCGCGGCCTTCTGCCGGCTCGGCGGCTCGGTGTGCGACACGACCGGCTTCACATTCTCGTCGATGGCCAAGGGCGAATCGATCTACGACACGAGCCGCGTGATGGCCGGCTACGTCGACGCGCTCGTGATCCGCCATCCGGAGAAAGGCTCGGTCGCCGAGTTCGCGCGCGCGACCAACCTGCCGGTGATCAACGGCGGCGACGGCCCGGGCGAACACCCGAGTCAGGCGCTCCTCGATCTCTATACGATCCAGCGCGAGTTCTCGCGGCTTGGCAAGATCGTCGACGGCGCGCATATCGCGCTCGTCGGCGACCTGAAATACGGCCGCACCGTGCACTCGCTCGTCAAGCTGCTCGCGCTGTACCGCGGGCTGAAGTTCACGCTCGTGTCGCCGCCGACGCTCGAAATGCCCGCATACATCATCGACCAGATCGCGACGAACGGGCATGTGATCGAGCAAACGAACGACCTCGCGGCCGGCCTGCGCGGCGCGGACGTCGTCTATGCGACGCGGATCCAGAAGGAGCGCTTCACCGACGAGTCGTTCGAGGGCTACACGCCGGATTTCCAGATCAACCAGGCGCTCGTCGACTCCGTGTGCAAGCCCGACACGCTGATCATGCACCCGCTGCCGCGCGACAGCCGGCCCGGCGCGAACGACCTGTCGGTCGACCTGAACCGCGATCCGCGGCTCGCGATCTTCCGGCAGACCGACAACGGCATTCCGGTGCGGATGGCGATATTCGCGGTACTGCTCGGCGTCGAGAACCTGGTTCAACATTCGATGCGCGACGCGACGTGGCGCCCGCCTGCGTACCTCGGGCCGGAGGATGCGGTGTTTCACGGAATCGATTGA
- a CDS encoding TonB-dependent receptor: MKSRPEELKLGKFTTLCSVLAASPAFADGTPPAAPVGTEGHLAPIEVQGKTEHSYKADFSASTKFTAPLVDTPKSVTVIPQELIQNSGAATLTEALRTVPGITFGAGEGGNPLGDRPFIRGYDTQGSMFVDGMRDTGATTREIFNTERVEITKGSDGAYGGRGGAGGSINLITKAPHLGTTAAASAGLGTDRYRRFTADGNWQFADHAAFRLNLMSHNNDVAGRDAVNNERWGVAPSIAFGLGTPTRVTASYYHLSTDDMPDGGIPYFYTTSNKPANVDTIYPAPVDRHNFYGLIDRDFRKTTSDISTIRIEHDITSNLTMRNTTRYTESTQDYIWTQPDDSQGNVVNGKVWRRNNNRNSSINSLANLTELFGEFRTGPFKHSFTTGIELSREWGKRDSYTVATDKGTICQQGIGAPSGYNCTSLWSPNPNDPWAGAITRNNDYAHARTTTKSIYGFDTIELTPRWQVNAGVRVDDYSTRFTDTRANGGKTYTRDDTLVNWQAGLVFKPARNGSIYASYATSSTPAGMLLGEGSETQSLTPGRGGVGSNADQLSPEKNRSIELGTKWNVLDDKLSLTAALFQIDTTNARVTLPNNQYAMVGNKRLQGLELGVAGQITKQWQVFGGYTYMKSELRDNGKDAANNGHRFPNTPKHSLTMWSNYDVTPKFTVGGGAFYMSEVFGDPANLRAVPSYWRFDAMAQYRINKKLDLQLNVNNLFNRTYFDQAYPAHYASIAPGRSAFVTLNARY; this comes from the coding sequence ATGAAGTCCCGTCCTGAAGAGCTGAAACTCGGCAAATTCACCACCCTGTGCAGCGTGCTCGCCGCGAGCCCCGCGTTCGCCGACGGCACGCCGCCGGCCGCCCCGGTCGGCACCGAAGGCCATCTCGCGCCGATCGAGGTCCAGGGCAAGACCGAGCACAGCTACAAGGCCGACTTTTCCGCATCCACGAAATTCACCGCGCCGCTCGTCGACACGCCGAAGTCCGTGACCGTGATCCCGCAGGAGCTGATCCAGAACAGCGGCGCGGCAACGCTGACCGAGGCGCTGCGCACCGTGCCCGGCATCACGTTCGGCGCCGGCGAAGGCGGCAACCCGCTCGGCGATCGTCCGTTCATCCGCGGCTACGACACGCAAGGCAGCATGTTCGTCGACGGGATGCGCGACACGGGCGCGACCACCCGCGAGATCTTCAACACCGAGCGCGTCGAGATCACCAAGGGCTCCGACGGCGCATACGGCGGCCGCGGCGGCGCGGGCGGCAGCATCAACCTGATCACGAAAGCGCCGCACCTCGGCACGACCGCGGCCGCGAGCGCCGGCCTCGGCACCGACCGCTACCGCCGCTTCACCGCCGACGGCAACTGGCAGTTCGCCGATCACGCGGCGTTCCGCCTGAACCTGATGAGCCACAACAACGACGTCGCCGGCCGCGACGCCGTCAACAACGAGCGCTGGGGCGTCGCGCCGTCGATCGCGTTCGGTCTCGGCACGCCGACGCGCGTGACCGCGAGCTACTACCACCTGTCGACCGACGACATGCCCGACGGCGGCATTCCGTACTTCTACACGACGTCGAACAAGCCCGCGAACGTCGACACGATTTATCCGGCGCCCGTCGATCGCCACAACTTCTACGGCCTGATCGACCGCGACTTCCGCAAGACCACGTCGGACATCAGCACGATCAGGATCGAGCACGACATCACGTCGAACCTCACAATGCGCAACACCACGCGCTACACGGAATCGACCCAGGACTACATCTGGACGCAGCCCGACGACAGCCAGGGCAACGTGGTCAACGGCAAGGTCTGGCGTCGCAACAACAACCGCAACAGCTCGATCAACAGCCTCGCGAACCTGACCGAACTGTTCGGCGAATTTCGCACCGGCCCGTTCAAACATAGCTTCACGACGGGCATCGAGCTGTCGCGCGAATGGGGAAAGCGCGATTCGTACACCGTTGCGACCGACAAGGGCACGATCTGCCAGCAAGGCATCGGCGCGCCGTCCGGCTACAACTGCACGAGCCTGTGGTCACCCAACCCGAACGATCCGTGGGCCGGCGCCATCACGCGCAACAACGACTATGCGCATGCGCGCACCACCACCAAGTCGATCTACGGTTTCGACACGATCGAGCTCACGCCGCGCTGGCAAGTGAACGCCGGCGTGCGCGTCGACGACTACTCGACCCGCTTCACCGACACCCGGGCGAACGGCGGCAAGACCTACACGCGCGACGACACGCTCGTGAACTGGCAGGCAGGCCTCGTGTTCAAGCCCGCGCGCAACGGCAGTATCTATGCGTCGTATGCGACGTCGTCGACGCCCGCCGGCATGCTGCTGGGCGAAGGCAGCGAAACGCAATCGCTCACGCCCGGCCGGGGCGGCGTCGGCTCGAACGCCGATCAGCTGTCGCCCGAGAAGAACCGCAGCATCGAGCTCGGCACGAAGTGGAACGTGCTCGACGACAAGCTGTCGCTGACCGCCGCGCTGTTCCAGATCGACACGACGAATGCACGCGTGACGCTGCCGAACAACCAGTACGCGATGGTCGGCAACAAGCGCTTGCAGGGTCTCGAGTTGGGCGTCGCCGGACAGATCACGAAGCAGTGGCAGGTATTCGGCGGCTATACGTACATGAAGAGCGAACTGCGCGACAACGGCAAGGATGCCGCGAACAACGGCCACCGGTTCCCCAATACGCCGAAGCACAGCCTGACGATGTGGTCGAATTACGACGTGACGCCGAAATTCACCGTCGGCGGCGGCGCGTTCTACATGTCGGAAGTGTTCGGCGATCCCGCGAACCTGCGTGCGGTGCCTTCGTACTGGCGCTTCGACGCGATGGCGCAATACCGGATCAACAAGAAGCTCGACCTGCAACTGAACGTGAACAACCTGTTCAACCGCACGTACTTCGATCAGGCGTACCCGGCGCATTACGCGTCGATCGCGCCGGGCCGCTCGGCGTTCGTCACGCTGAACGCGCGCTACTGA